A stretch of the Longimicrobiaceae bacterium genome encodes the following:
- a CDS encoding transglycosylase SLT domain-containing protein, giving the protein MTRRNALILATAVLLPVLIWGAARMSEGEARKPASAVSSAPAVSRAHEPEFPSGIPADVVALMRQGRDWAASRRMTEVLRNDDRPEAAVVAARAQAGWGGWSTVRTLLDGKPWLDTALHGEGWFLLARAYEEGGDWTRAAFAYQRYLKVSPEHGPGDANRPVAQLRYGLALLHTGQVEPGVAALERARAFAPAAAAWANLLAAEALADHGDTARVRALVESAGTGVPWLRAREAWVQAYGKAKDPRGQRSLALTLRAQAPNDTARAMLSADAGAAALAMGDSVAALGDFRAAMSAAPASPGAGAAATRAAGLRGLTAGDRLLLAQTFDRRGDNPRAAAGYRAWLASGSGTADERLRVTLALGKALFDSGRYADAQGPLATVASSSSGMAPEAMYVLGRAQSRAGKASAANATFMRLAARFPGRAEAANALYLVADAADDRGDDATARSIYARILSGFPGTTRAGQAMMRLGGASFAARDYAGAERIFEQYRAANPQGDAWLQATYWAGRAALARGDKATATQRFREVREREPVSYYSVRAAARLGEPYWPVELARDPADSAGVRARVDASIQTVDLLRDAGLAADAEQEAERLLSAAATDASLVYPLAEALAARGITVPAVHAGQAMQKRGVPLNARLLRILYPYPYRPVLEAEAKARGLDPFLVAALTRQESVFKAGISSPVGARGLMQVMPETGRGVAAGLGTRPWSADLLFDPEINVHLGTRFLAEQMRDYRGSLPSVFAAYNAGPARVERWSRFPEYRDEELFTERIPFDETREYVKILTRNIALYRGLYGG; this is encoded by the coding sequence ATGACCCGTCGCAACGCGCTGATCCTCGCCACTGCCGTCCTCCTCCCCGTGCTCATCTGGGGCGCCGCGCGCATGAGCGAAGGCGAGGCGCGGAAGCCCGCATCCGCCGTCTCGTCCGCGCCCGCCGTCTCGCGCGCGCACGAGCCCGAGTTCCCGTCCGGCATCCCGGCAGACGTGGTCGCGCTCATGCGCCAGGGCCGCGACTGGGCCGCGTCGCGCCGCATGACGGAAGTGCTGCGGAACGACGACCGTCCGGAAGCCGCGGTGGTCGCCGCCCGCGCGCAGGCGGGGTGGGGCGGATGGAGCACGGTGCGCACGCTGCTGGATGGCAAGCCGTGGCTGGACACCGCGCTGCACGGCGAGGGCTGGTTCCTGCTCGCCCGCGCGTACGAGGAAGGCGGCGACTGGACGCGCGCGGCCTTCGCCTATCAGCGATACCTGAAAGTCTCTCCGGAGCACGGGCCGGGAGATGCGAACCGGCCCGTGGCGCAGCTCCGCTACGGGCTGGCGCTGCTGCACACCGGGCAGGTGGAGCCGGGCGTCGCCGCCTTGGAGCGCGCCCGCGCTTTCGCGCCCGCCGCCGCCGCGTGGGCCAACCTCCTCGCCGCCGAGGCGCTGGCGGACCACGGCGACACCGCCCGCGTCCGCGCCCTCGTGGAGTCCGCCGGCACCGGCGTGCCGTGGCTGCGCGCGCGGGAAGCGTGGGTGCAGGCGTACGGGAAGGCGAAGGACCCGCGGGGCCAGCGCTCGCTGGCTCTCACCCTCCGCGCGCAGGCGCCGAACGACACCGCACGCGCCATGCTCTCCGCCGACGCGGGCGCCGCAGCACTCGCGATGGGCGACAGCGTGGCGGCGCTGGGTGACTTCCGCGCGGCGATGTCCGCCGCGCCCGCCAGTCCGGGCGCGGGCGCGGCCGCCACGCGCGCCGCCGGCCTGCGAGGGCTGACCGCGGGCGACCGGCTGCTGCTGGCGCAGACCTTCGACCGGCGGGGCGACAACCCGCGCGCCGCCGCCGGCTACCGCGCGTGGCTCGCCAGCGGCTCGGGCACGGCAGACGAGCGGCTGCGCGTCACCCTCGCCCTCGGCAAGGCGCTCTTCGACTCCGGGCGCTACGCGGATGCGCAGGGCCCGCTTGCCACCGTCGCATCCTCCTCGTCCGGCATGGCGCCGGAGGCGATGTACGTGCTGGGGCGCGCCCAGTCGCGGGCGGGGAAGGCATCCGCCGCCAACGCCACCTTCATGCGCCTCGCCGCCCGCTTCCCCGGCCGCGCCGAGGCCGCCAACGCGCTCTACCTAGTGGCCGACGCGGCGGACGACCGGGGGGACGATGCGACGGCGCGCAGCATCTACGCACGCATCCTGTCCGGCTTCCCCGGCACCACGCGGGCGGGGCAGGCCATGATGCGGCTGGGCGGCGCCTCCTTCGCCGCGCGCGACTACGCCGGGGCGGAGCGCATCTTCGAGCAGTACCGCGCCGCCAACCCGCAGGGCGACGCGTGGCTCCAGGCGACCTACTGGGCGGGCCGCGCCGCCCTGGCCCGCGGCGACAAGGCCACCGCCACGCAGCGCTTCCGCGAGGTGCGCGAGCGCGAGCCGGTGTCGTACTACTCCGTCCGCGCCGCCGCGCGGCTGGGGGAGCCGTACTGGCCGGTGGAGCTCGCCCGCGACCCGGCCGACTCCGCGGGGGTGCGGGCGCGGGTGGACGCCTCGATCCAGACCGTCGACCTGCTCCGCGACGCCGGCCTCGCCGCGGATGCCGAGCAGGAGGCCGAGCGCCTCCTCTCCGCCGCCGCCACCGACGCGTCCCTCGTCTACCCGCTGGCGGAAGCGCTGGCGGCGCGCGGCATTACCGTCCCCGCAGTGCACGCCGGCCAGGCCATGCAGAAGCGCGGCGTTCCGCTCAATGCGCGGCTGCTTCGCATCCTCTACCCGTACCCGTACCGGCCCGTGTTGGAGGCCGAGGCCAAGGCGCGCGGGCTCGATCCGTTCCTCGTCGCCGCGCTCACGCGGCAGGAGTCGGTGTTCAAGGCGGGCATCAGCTCGCCGGTGGGCGCGCGCGGGCTCATGCAGGTCATGCCGGAGACGGGGCGGGGGGTGGCCGCCGGGCTGGGAACCCGCCCGTGGAGCGCCGATCTCCTGTTCGATCCGGAGATCAACGTGCACCTGGGCACGCGCTTCCTGGCCGAGCAGATGCGCGACTACCGCGGCTCGCTTCCGTCGGTGTTCGCCGCGTACAATGCCGGCCCGGCGCGCGTGGAGCGGTGGAGCCGCTTCCCCGAGTACCGCGACGAGGAGCTGTTCACCGAGCGCATCCCCTTCGACGAGACGCGCGAGTACGTGAAGATCCTCACCCGCAACATCGCCCTGTATCGCGGTTTGTACGGCGGTTGA